In Candidatus Atribacteria bacterium, the DNA window CGAACAATATTATAGAAAAAAATAAAAAAGAAGCAGATAATATTAAAAATGTTCTATTAAATAAATACAACCAAGAATCAATTTTAAAGAGAAATAAAATATTAACTGAAGCGAATTTAGAAGCCAAAAAAAATATACTATTAG includes these proteins:
- a CDS encoding V-type ATP synthase subunit E is translated as MTIKDINEKIISDAKIQADKIITQAKDHANNIIEKNKKEADNIKNVLLNKYNQESILKRNKILTEANLEAKKNILL